In Paenibacillus hexagrammi, the following are encoded in one genomic region:
- a CDS encoding FecCD family ABC transporter permease: MRPLLHQTPWKAAGLMLGIVILLVFVCLSIVLGATKISWITAWDSFIHYQPSSTEHVIIRTTRLPRALFAAMIGVNLAVAGALMQALTRNALASPGIFGINAGAVFFVVLALACLPITAVDQLIWVAFAGAALASTAVYLLGSLGKEGMSPMKVVIAGAAMSALFGSLTQGMLVMDEAGLQNVMFWLAGSVAGKAAESLLPVLPYMLAAGAAACLLAHPLNILSAGEDISRGLGQRGALVRAAVAGTIVVLAGSSVAVAGSIGFVGLVTPHIARFLVGVDYRWVIPYSAVLGAVLLLAADIAARYVIMPGEAPIGVMTAVIGVPFFLYMARKSVRAKGGAGG, from the coding sequence GTGAGACCGTTATTGCATCAAACACCTTGGAAAGCGGCAGGATTGATGCTTGGCATCGTGATTCTGCTCGTCTTTGTCTGTTTAAGCATTGTGCTTGGCGCTACCAAAATCAGCTGGATAACAGCCTGGGATTCGTTTATACATTATCAGCCTTCTTCAACCGAGCATGTCATTATCCGTACTACACGCCTGCCGAGAGCTCTGTTTGCGGCTATGATAGGTGTGAATTTGGCCGTTGCAGGAGCGCTTATGCAGGCCTTGACCCGAAATGCCCTGGCTTCGCCGGGGATTTTCGGGATTAATGCAGGCGCTGTATTTTTTGTCGTACTTGCTCTTGCATGTCTCCCGATTACCGCAGTGGATCAGCTAATATGGGTCGCTTTTGCAGGAGCCGCACTTGCTTCGACAGCTGTCTACCTGCTTGGATCCCTGGGCAAGGAAGGCATGTCACCCATGAAGGTGGTGATAGCCGGAGCCGCCATGTCTGCGCTATTCGGCTCATTGACGCAAGGTATGCTCGTTATGGATGAAGCGGGGCTTCAAAACGTGATGTTCTGGCTAGCCGGATCCGTTGCTGGCAAAGCTGCCGAATCATTGCTGCCGGTTCTGCCTTATATGCTGGCAGCTGGAGCTGCCGCTTGTCTGTTAGCGCATCCCTTGAATATTCTCTCAGCGGGCGAGGACATTTCGCGCGGTCTTGGGCAACGGGGAGCGCTGGTTCGAGCTGCTGTTGCAGGAACAATCGTCGTACTCGCGGGAAGCTCCGTAGCGGTGGCGGGATCTATCGGCTTTGTAGGGCTTGTTACTCCGCATATTGCGCGCTTTCTGGTTGGAGTCGATTATCGGTGGGTGATACCCTACAGCGCTGTGTTAGGAGCCGTTCTTCTGCTGGCCGCGGATATTGCGGCTCGATATGTCATTATGCCGGGGGAAGCGCCAATCGGTGTGATGACAGCGGTGATCGGCGTACCGTTCTTTTTGTATATGGCGCGTAAGAGTGTCCGGGCGAAAGGAGGGGCGGGCGGATGA